One region of Bdellovibrio bacteriovorus genomic DNA includes:
- a CDS encoding branched-chain amino acid ABC transporter permease, producing the protein MKSLKSPLLVFLFLCVLGFILDFGINAYFQLILLFALVNCLLSMSLNLVNGYTGQFSLGHAGFMAIGAYFSAYANTHWDLIPPSFQAIEYFIYALGGGLLAAIAGFLVGLPSLRLKGDYLAIVTLGFGEIIRVALLNMDFLGGPRGYSGIPGFGSFLFSFIFASIWLVICFFTIWRVMHSTYGRGFLSVREDEIAAEAMGINTTRMKVRSFVLSSFFAGVAGSLFAHFTNFINPSSFTFLLSVNAVIMVVLGGMGSMTGSIVAAVVLTILPEALRPLQEFTGVDLRMVIYSLLLILVMILRPKGLFGEKEITDVWRKYVRRSA; encoded by the coding sequence ATTAAATCACTAAAATCTCCCCTGCTCGTATTTTTATTTCTTTGTGTTCTGGGTTTCATTCTTGATTTTGGAATAAACGCTTACTTCCAGCTCATCTTGCTTTTTGCCCTCGTGAACTGTTTGCTTTCCATGAGCCTCAATCTTGTGAATGGCTACACGGGACAGTTTTCTTTGGGCCACGCGGGATTCATGGCCATCGGCGCTTACTTTTCGGCTTACGCCAATACTCACTGGGATTTGATTCCTCCGTCATTTCAGGCCATAGAATATTTTATTTATGCTTTGGGCGGCGGTTTGTTGGCCGCTATCGCAGGATTCTTAGTTGGCCTTCCTTCATTGAGACTTAAAGGGGATTACCTTGCGATTGTGACTTTGGGCTTTGGCGAAATCATCCGTGTGGCTTTGCTAAACATGGATTTCTTAGGTGGCCCTCGTGGATATTCGGGAATTCCTGGTTTTGGTTCTTTCTTGTTCTCTTTTATTTTTGCCTCAATTTGGCTTGTCATCTGCTTCTTTACTATTTGGCGCGTGATGCACTCTACTTACGGTCGCGGTTTTTTAAGTGTGCGTGAAGATGAAATTGCGGCAGAGGCCATGGGTATTAACACGACCCGCATGAAAGTACGCTCCTTCGTGCTGTCCAGCTTCTTTGCTGGTGTCGCAGGTTCCTTGTTTGCGCACTTCACTAACTTCATCAACCCTTCTTCCTTTACTTTTCTTTTAAGCGTGAATGCCGTGATCATGGTGGTCCTAGGGGGCATGGGCTCGATGACAGGTTCTATTGTTGCCGCAGTAGTTCTGACGATTCTTCCAGAAGCTTTGCGTCCTTTACAGGAGTTCACCGGTGTCGACCTCCGCATGGTCATCTATTCTTTGCTTTTAATCTTGGTTATGATTCTTCGCCCGAAGGGACTTTTCGGCGAAAAAGAAATCACCGATGTTTGGAGAAAATATGTCCGACGTTCTGCTTGA
- a CDS encoding ABC transporter ATP-binding protein, with protein sequence MSDVLLEARKITMQFGGLKAVDSLEFKIRKGQLAGLIGPNGAGKTTVFNMLTGVYQPTHGDVALEGKSLKGLKPYEISHHGVTRTFQNIRLFKGLTVLDNVLIAGHQHMHYGLFDTLLQTSRFRKAEQALQEKAMSLLKIFHLDGKAHKPANSLPYGEQRKLEIVRALATDPKIILLDEPAAGMNHSETHHLMETIAKIREEFKLTVLLIEHDMKLVMGICENIIVLDHGVKIEEGDPQKVQGSQKVIEAYLGVEEKE encoded by the coding sequence ATGTCCGACGTTCTGCTTGAGGCGCGTAAGATCACCATGCAGTTCGGCGGTCTGAAGGCTGTCGACTCTTTGGAATTTAAAATTCGCAAGGGTCAGCTTGCAGGACTGATCGGTCCTAATGGAGCTGGCAAAACGACGGTCTTCAACATGCTTACCGGTGTGTATCAGCCCACTCATGGCGATGTTGCTCTGGAAGGTAAATCTTTAAAAGGCCTGAAACCTTATGAGATCTCTCATCATGGAGTCACGCGCACATTTCAAAACATCCGTCTTTTTAAAGGCCTTACAGTTTTAGATAACGTTTTGATTGCCGGTCATCAACACATGCACTACGGGCTTTTCGACACCCTTTTGCAAACATCTCGCTTCCGTAAGGCCGAACAAGCTTTGCAGGAAAAAGCGATGAGTTTGCTCAAGATCTTTCATCTCGATGGAAAAGCTCATAAGCCCGCAAACTCTTTGCCTTACGGGGAACAGCGAAAGCTTGAGATCGTTCGCGCCCTTGCAACGGATCCCAAAATTATTCTATTAGATGAACCCGCGGCGGGCATGAACCATTCTGAAACCCATCATTTGATGGAGACCATTGCTAAAATTCGCGAAGAGTTTAAACTGACCGTTCTTTTGATCGAACATGACATGAAGCTGGTTATGGGCATTTGCGAAAACATCATCGTTTTGGACCACGGAGTGAAGATCGAAGAAGGTGATCCTCAAAAGGTTCAAGGTTCACAAAAAGTGATCGAAGCCTACCTTGGCGTGGAGGAAAAAGAATGA
- a CDS encoding ABC transporter ATP-binding protein, producing MSSPLLTVENLEVFYGSIQALKGVSFYVNEGEVVSLIGANGAGKTTTLRAISGLVPVQGQISFANQNLTKVPTHKRVNLGIAQSPEGRGVFPQMSVYENLEMGAYARSDKAQVKADLEMCFDLFPRLKERVAQMAGTLSGGEQQMLAISRALMCKPKLLLLDEPSLGLAPLIVAQIFEIVKKLNKEGMTILLVEQNARMALKISHRAYVLETGRVVMQDSAQNLLNNDEVRKSYLGV from the coding sequence ATGAGTTCTCCGCTTTTGACCGTCGAAAATTTAGAAGTTTTTTATGGATCCATTCAGGCTTTAAAAGGAGTCAGCTTTTACGTCAACGAGGGCGAAGTCGTGTCTTTGATCGGCGCCAATGGAGCAGGCAAAACGACAACCTTAAGAGCAATTTCTGGACTCGTTCCAGTACAGGGCCAGATCTCATTTGCAAATCAGAATCTGACTAAAGTTCCTACTCATAAACGCGTGAACTTAGGCATTGCGCAGTCTCCTGAGGGCCGCGGCGTATTCCCTCAGATGAGCGTATACGAAAACCTAGAAATGGGAGCCTATGCCCGTTCTGACAAAGCTCAGGTGAAAGCCGACTTAGAAATGTGCTTCGATCTTTTTCCACGCTTGAAAGAGCGTGTCGCGCAAATGGCCGGGACATTGTCAGGCGGTGAACAACAGATGCTCGCCATCAGCCGCGCTTTAATGTGTAAGCCTAAGCTGCTTCTTTTGGATGAGCCTTCTTTAGGATTGGCTCCACTGATCGTTGCGCAGATTTTTGAAATTGTGAAAAAACTGAATAAAGAAGGAATGACGATTCTTTTAGTAGAGCAAAACGCGCGCATGGCTTTGAAAATTTCCCACCGCGCTTATGTTTTGGAAACGGGTCGCGTCGTCATGCAGGATTCAGCTCAGAATCTTCTTAACAACGACGAGGTCCGTAAGTCTTACTTGGGCGTTTAA
- a CDS encoding DUF5985 family protein, which yields MDNQEFNQFLYGAVMMASIAAGIFFLKFWRKTTDRFFLLFSLAFFLLAIERFIFVFIQSENEVHTYVFVFRLLAFMMITGAVVEKNRA from the coding sequence ATGGACAATCAAGAATTTAATCAGTTTCTCTACGGCGCCGTGATGATGGCGTCGATTGCTGCGGGCATTTTCTTTCTCAAATTTTGGAGGAAGACTACCGATCGTTTTTTTCTCTTATTTTCTTTAGCCTTCTTTTTATTGGCTATTGAACGATTCATCTTTGTGTTTATTCAAAGTGAAAACGAAGTTCATACCTATGTCTTCGTCTTCCGGTTGTTGGCATTTATGATGATTACGGGCGCCGTGGTTGAAAAGAACCGAGCTTAA
- a CDS encoding DUF5985 family protein, with protein sequence MAFVVYLLCSIMSTFCAFMLMRAYLSNRTRLLFWSSACFVGIALNNILLSVDFQLGPSYDLSTIRAVIIFVAMASFIYGLIWDTV encoded by the coding sequence ATGGCATTCGTCGTCTATCTTCTTTGTTCGATTATGAGTACCTTCTGTGCCTTTATGCTGATGCGCGCTTACCTTAGCAACCGCACACGACTTCTTTTCTGGAGCAGCGCCTGTTTTGTCGGAATCGCTTTAAACAACATTTTACTTTCGGTCGATTTTCAATTGGGACCCAGTTATGACCTGTCTACGATCCGCGCGGTTATTATATTCGTAGCGATGGCTTCGTTTATTTACGGTTTGATTTGGGATACGGTGTAA
- a CDS encoding hybrid sensor histidine kinase/response regulator: MRKDQSLVDILIVDDRIDGLITLEAVLDMPGVNLVKAQSGREALDLLNLYDFGVILLDVQMPELDGFETAALIRKHEKYKLTPIIFVTAINKDERYIYRGYEAGAVDYIFKPFEPQILRSKVSVFIELFKKNRQLQAQAETIRESERRERYLRLTELENESLKRYRNLADAIPHMVWRARGDGTLDYFNKGWSDYTGLSLEKSFGSGWQTAFVGEDLTNFLKTWMQAMADGSSFECECRITKHDGEQRWFWVKTVSELNQFGQAQNWLGTCTDIHDRKMAEIRLIQAEKEAKAANLSKTSFLANMSHEIRTPMNAILGFTELMLEPNQTSEDRIDCIHTVQRNASQLLKIIDEILDISKVESGHMTIEHVEVNMSALLEDLKNLLNLQAADKGLNFEINLMNSIPQAIYSDPTRLRQILLNLVGNALKFTSHGFVHLDVQWQNDEMRFLISDSGVGIAPEHASKLFQPFVQEDGSTTRKFGGTGLGLALSRQLARAMGGDVKLEESKQGKGSKFLVTIHAEPVNRKSLISNLEFGIQRKRKSISEISDGRLKGMKVLLVEDVLDNQALMVHFLNIAGAQVDVANNGQEGIAKALKGKYDAVLMDIQMPLMDGYEATRLLRAQNFKAPIIALSAHALREEREKSISAGCTEHLAKPVEFNVLIEHLSKFNPNKPKEGDAHVR, encoded by the coding sequence ATGCGCAAAGATCAGAGCCTCGTAGACATTTTAATAGTCGATGATCGTATCGACGGCCTCATCACTCTGGAGGCCGTCCTTGATATGCCCGGCGTGAATTTGGTCAAGGCCCAATCGGGTCGTGAGGCTTTGGATCTTTTAAACCTTTATGATTTCGGCGTGATTCTGTTGGATGTGCAGATGCCAGAGCTTGATGGTTTTGAAACAGCAGCTTTGATTCGCAAGCACGAAAAATACAAACTGACGCCGATCATTTTTGTAACTGCTATCAATAAAGACGAGCGCTATATCTATCGCGGCTATGAAGCCGGTGCAGTGGATTATATTTTTAAGCCATTCGAACCTCAGATTTTGCGTTCGAAAGTCAGCGTCTTCATCGAGCTCTTCAAAAAAAATCGTCAATTGCAAGCGCAAGCCGAAACCATTCGTGAAAGCGAACGTCGCGAGCGCTATCTGCGTCTTACCGAGTTGGAAAATGAAAGTCTGAAACGATACCGCAATCTTGCGGATGCCATTCCCCATATGGTGTGGCGTGCGCGTGGGGACGGAACTTTGGATTATTTCAATAAAGGTTGGAGTGATTACACCGGCCTTTCTTTAGAAAAAAGTTTCGGAAGTGGATGGCAAACAGCGTTTGTCGGTGAAGATCTGACAAACTTCCTAAAAACCTGGATGCAGGCTATGGCAGACGGAAGTTCATTCGAATGTGAATGCCGCATCACCAAACACGACGGCGAGCAACGTTGGTTCTGGGTAAAGACAGTTTCCGAACTTAATCAATTTGGCCAAGCACAGAATTGGTTAGGCACTTGTACTGACATTCATGATCGTAAGATGGCAGAGATCCGACTGATTCAGGCTGAAAAGGAAGCCAAAGCGGCGAATCTTTCTAAAACCAGTTTCCTTGCTAATATGAGTCATGAAATTCGCACACCTATGAACGCTATCCTGGGCTTTACAGAGTTGATGTTGGAACCCAATCAAACGTCGGAAGATCGCATTGATTGCATTCATACCGTGCAAAGAAATGCCAGCCAGCTTCTTAAAATCATTGACGAGATTTTAGATATTTCGAAAGTTGAATCTGGACACATGACGATTGAACATGTCGAAGTCAATATGTCTGCATTGCTGGAAGATTTAAAGAATCTATTGAATCTTCAGGCCGCCGATAAGGGTTTGAATTTTGAAATTAATTTGATGAACTCGATTCCGCAGGCCATTTATTCAGATCCGACTCGTTTAAGACAAATTCTTTTAAATCTTGTCGGAAACGCTTTGAAGTTCACCAGTCACGGATTTGTTCACCTAGATGTGCAGTGGCAAAATGATGAAATGAGATTTTTGATTTCTGATTCGGGGGTAGGTATCGCTCCTGAACATGCTTCTAAATTATTCCAACCCTTTGTTCAAGAGGACGGTTCTACGACACGCAAATTTGGTGGAACTGGTTTGGGTCTTGCATTGTCTCGTCAACTTGCGCGCGCCATGGGTGGTGATGTGAAATTGGAAGAAAGCAAGCAGGGCAAGGGCAGTAAATTCCTCGTAACGATTCATGCGGAACCGGTGAATAGAAAGAGCCTGATCTCGAACTTAGAATTCGGTATTCAAAGAAAAAGAAAAAGCATCTCTGAGATCAGCGATGGTCGTTTGAAAGGCATGAAAGTTCTTTTGGTAGAAGATGTTCTAGATAACCAAGCATTAATGGTTCACTTTCTAAATATCGCTGGCGCCCAGGTGGATGTCGCCAACAATGGACAAGAAGGCATCGCAAAGGCCCTGAAGGGCAAATACGATGCGGTTTTAATGGATATTCAAATGCCATTGATGGACGGCTACGAGGCGACACGTCTTTTAAGAGCTCAAAATTTTAAAGCTCCCATCATTGCTCTTTCGGCCCATGCTCTGCGTGAAGAAAGAGAAAAAAGTATCAGTGCCGGTTGCACGGAACATCTTGCTAAGCCGGTCGAATTCAACGTTCTGATTGAGCATCTTTCGAAGTTCAATCCTAATAAACCTAAGGAAGGGGATGCTCATGTCCGGTGA
- a CDS encoding HAMP domain-containing protein — translation MPTDTNPKEQLRQLLFTVKAVRRGDFAVRMPVGQEGIIAEIGEVLNDIIELNENMANEFVRVRSTVGLEGKMNERVSMGSVRGAWATSVDSVNLLIGDLVQPTQEVARVITSVAKGDLSQKMSLEIESRAVKGEFLRIGTTVNAMVDQLNSFASEVTRVAKEVGTEGKLGGQADVRGASGIWRDLTDNVNSLAGNLTDQVRNIAKVTTAVAKGDLSQKITVDAKGEIFELKNTINVMVDQLSSFAAEVTRVAKEVGTEGRLGGQADVKGVSGTWKDLTDNVNGLANNLTAQVRNIAKVTTAVANGDLSQKITVDARGEILELKNTINVMVDQLNSFAAEVTRVAKEVGTEGRLGGQADVKGVSGTWKDLTDNVNGLANNLTAQVRNIAKVTTAVANGDLSQKITVDAKGEILELKDTINTMVDTLRSFAAEVTRVAKEVGTEGKLGGQADVKGVSGTWKDLTDNVNGLAGNLTAQVRNIAKVTTAVATGDLSQKITVDAKGEILELKNTINTMVDQLNSFAAEVTRVAKEVGTEGKLGGQAEVRGVSGTWKDLTDNVNSLAGNLTDQVRNIAKVTTAVAKGDLSQKITVDAKGEIFELKNTINVMVDQLNSFAAEVTRVAKEVGTEGKLGGQAEVKGVSGTWKDLTDNVNGLAGNLTAQVRNIAKVTTAVAKGDLSQKITVDAKGEIFELKNTINTMVDQLNSFAAEVTRVAKEVGTEGKLGGQAEVRGVSGTWKDLTDNVNSLAGNLTAQVRNIAKVTTAVAKGDLSQKITVDAKGEILELKNTINVMVDQLNSFAAEVTRVAKEVGTEGKLGGQAEVKGVSGTWKDLTDNVNGLAGNLTAQVRNIAKVTTAVAKGDLSQKITVDAKGEILELKNTINVMVDQLNSFAAEVTRVAKEVGTEGKLGGQADVKGVSGTWKDLTDNVNFMASNLTMQVRGIVKVVTAVANGDLNQKFVLEAKGEVAALAETINSMTDTLRTFADQVSTVAREVGVEGKLGAQAHVPGVAGTWKDLTDNVNFMASNLTKQVRGIVKVVTAVAEGDLNQKFVLEAKGEVAALAETINSMTDTLRTFSDQVTTVAREVGIEGKLGGQAKVPGASGTWKDLTDNVNQLAGNLTTQVRAIAEVSTAVTKGDLTRSITVEAQGEVAALSENINQMISNLKDTTQKNQEQDWLKTNLAKFSGMMQGQRSVTSVAQLIMSELTPLVDARHGTFFMAENEGNETVLNLIASYAFTERRNVSNKYKLKEGLVGQCAFEKKRILLISPPDDYVKISSSIVEEKPRNVIVLPVLFEGELKAVIELASVIPFTQNYINFLDQLMDSVGVILNMISSSMRTEELLQELKRSNAELEAQAKELEEKAKLLEVKNQEVELASRSLEEKAEQLSLISKYKSEFLANMSHELRTPLNSLLILSKTLADNKDKNLSAEQVKFASTVHSAGQDLLALINEILDLSKVEAGKMPVTPKAVPLKEVQEYIEQTFRPVAEHKGLEFVIETSTDLPKNMYTDENRLQQILKNLLSNAFKFTEKGQVKLEVVWDKTRTGYSSEGSKSKGAMVFRVTDTGIGIPLEKQKLIFEAFQQADGTTSRKYGGTGLGLTISREIARLLGGVIEVQSQPGVGSSFTLVLPLKYTGAEAQNVGIQADESTQALPLPVEADFTGRKVLIVDDDVRNVFALSSVLKMRGMNVVFAENGKQGIKVLTENPDTDLVLMDTMMPEMDGLEATREIRALPQFANLPIISLTAKAMKGDREKCLEAGASDYVTKPVDEAHLLSVMYSWLPNKEKMN, via the coding sequence ATGCCAACAGACACAAACCCCAAAGAACAACTGCGCCAGCTTTTGTTCACGGTAAAAGCCGTGCGACGTGGTGACTTCGCGGTGAGAATGCCGGTGGGGCAAGAGGGTATCATTGCTGAAATCGGTGAAGTCCTCAACGATATCATCGAGCTTAACGAAAATATGGCCAACGAATTCGTCAGAGTTCGAAGCACCGTCGGTCTTGAAGGTAAGATGAACGAACGTGTGTCGATGGGGTCGGTGCGCGGCGCCTGGGCGACAAGTGTAGACTCTGTGAATCTTCTTATCGGGGATCTGGTACAGCCGACACAAGAGGTCGCGCGTGTCATCACCTCCGTGGCAAAGGGCGACTTGTCACAGAAGATGTCCTTAGAAATTGAATCCCGCGCGGTCAAAGGGGAGTTCTTGCGTATCGGTACCACGGTGAATGCCATGGTGGACCAGTTAAATTCATTTGCCTCTGAGGTTACGCGTGTTGCGAAAGAGGTGGGTACGGAAGGAAAACTGGGCGGACAAGCGGACGTTCGCGGTGCTTCAGGTATTTGGAGAGACTTAACAGATAACGTAAACAGCCTTGCGGGTAACTTGACGGACCAGGTTCGTAACATCGCCAAAGTAACAACAGCCGTAGCCAAAGGGGACTTGTCGCAAAAGATCACGGTTGATGCCAAGGGCGAGATCTTCGAGCTCAAAAACACTATCAACGTCATGGTGGATCAGCTTTCATCATTCGCCGCCGAGGTAACGCGTGTTGCGAAGGAAGTAGGTACGGAAGGTCGTCTGGGTGGTCAGGCCGACGTAAAAGGTGTGTCTGGTACCTGGAAAGATTTAACAGACAACGTAAATGGTCTTGCGAATAATCTAACAGCGCAAGTACGTAACATCGCGAAAGTAACAACGGCGGTTGCCAACGGTGACTTGTCACAAAAAATCACGGTCGATGCGCGCGGTGAAATCTTAGAGCTTAAAAATACCATCAACGTGATGGTGGATCAGTTGAACTCGTTCGCAGCCGAAGTGACTCGTGTCGCGAAGGAAGTGGGTACTGAAGGTCGTCTGGGTGGTCAGGCCGACGTAAAAGGTGTGTCTGGTACTTGGAAAGACTTAACAGATAATGTGAATGGTCTTGCGAATAACTTAACGGCGCAAGTACGTAACATCGCCAAAGTAACAACAGCCGTAGCAAATGGTGACTTGTCACAAAAGATCACGGTTGACGCCAAAGGTGAAATTCTTGAACTGAAAGACACCATCAACACAATGGTGGATACGCTTCGCTCATTCGCAGCGGAGGTAACACGTGTTGCGAAAGAAGTTGGTACCGAAGGAAAACTAGGTGGTCAGGCCGACGTAAAAGGTGTTTCTGGTACATGGAAAGACTTAACTGACAATGTGAACGGACTAGCCGGGAACTTAACAGCTCAAGTGCGTAACATCGCTAAAGTTACCACCGCGGTGGCGACAGGGGACTTGTCACAAAAGATTACGGTCGATGCTAAAGGCGAAATCCTTGAATTAAAAAATACAATCAACACGATGGTGGATCAGTTGAACTCATTCGCTGCCGAGGTGACTCGTGTCGCGAAAGAGGTTGGTACTGAAGGTAAACTGGGCGGACAAGCCGAAGTTCGCGGAGTTTCTGGTACGTGGAAAGACCTCACAGACAACGTAAATAGCTTAGCGGGTAACTTAACAGACCAAGTACGTAACATCGCGAAAGTAACAACCGCCGTTGCTAAAGGCGACTTGTCACAAAAAATTACGGTGGATGCTAAGGGCGAGATCTTTGAGCTTAAAAATACAATCAACGTCATGGTGGATCAGTTGAACTCATTCGCAGCCGAGGTGACTCGTGTCGCGAAAGAGGTGGGTACTGAAGGTAAACTGGGCGGACAAGCCGAAGTTAAAGGTGTTTCCGGTACTTGGAAAGACCTTACTGATAACGTGAATGGTCTAGCCGGAAACTTAACAGCGCAAGTACGTAACATCGCTAAAGTTACGACGGCGGTCGCAAAAGGTGACTTGTCACAGAAAATCACGGTTGATGCCAAAGGCGAGATCTTCGAATTAAAAAATACAATCAATACGATGGTGGATCAATTGAACTCATTCGCTGCCGAGGTGACTCGTGTGGCGAAAGAAGTAGGTACTGAAGGTAAACTGGGTGGACAAGCGGAAGTTCGCGGAGTTTCTGGTACATGGAAAGACTTAACTGATAACGTCAACAGCCTTGCCGGAAATCTAACCGCGCAAGTACGTAATATCGCGAAAGTAACAACAGCCGTTGCAAAAGGTGACCTGTCTCAGAAGATCACCGTTGATGCCAAGGGTGAAATCCTAGAGCTGAAAAATACAATCAACGTGATGGTGGATCAGTTGAACTCATTCGCTGCCGAGGTGACTCGTGTGGCGAAAGAGGTTGGTACTGAAGGTAAATTGGGCGGACAAGCGGAAGTAAAAGGTGTTTCGGGTACGTGGAAAGACCTTACAGATAACGTAAATGGTCTTGCAGGAAATCTAACAGCTCAAGTTCGTAACATCGCCAAAGTAACAACAGCCGTTGCAAAAGGTGACCTGTCTCAGAAGATCACCGTTGATGCCAAGGGTGAAATCCTAGAGCTGAAAAATACAATCAACGTGATGGTGGATCAGTTGAACTCATTCGCTGCCGAGGTGACTCGCGTGGCGAAAGAGGTTGGTACTGAAGGAAAACTAGGTGGACAAGCCGATGTTAAAGGGGTGTCTGGAACTTGGAAAGACTTAACGGATAACGTGAACTTCATGGCATCAAACTTGACCATGCAAGTCCGTGGTATCGTGAAAGTCGTAACTGCTGTTGCCAATGGTGATTTAAATCAAAAATTCGTTCTTGAAGCAAAAGGGGAAGTGGCCGCTCTTGCGGAAACGATCAACTCAATGACAGACACGCTACGTACATTCGCGGATCAGGTATCCACGGTCGCACGTGAAGTGGGTGTCGAAGGTAAACTGGGAGCACAAGCCCACGTACCTGGTGTTGCCGGTACATGGAAAGACTTAACAGATAACGTAAACTTCATGGCCTCGAACTTAACAAAACAAGTTCGCGGTATCGTGAAGGTCGTTACTGCCGTTGCCGAAGGTGATTTAAATCAAAAATTCGTTCTTGAAGCAAAAGGGGAAGTGGCCGCTCTTGCTGAAACGATCAACTCAATGACAGATACTCTTCGTACATTCTCTGATCAGGTAACGACAGTTGCTCGTGAGGTGGGTATCGAAGGTAAACTGGGCGGACAGGCGAAAGTTCCGGGCGCTTCGGGTACTTGGAAAGATTTGACCGACAACGTGAATCAGCTTGCCGGAAACTTAACAACACAAGTTCGTGCGATCGCGGAAGTATCGACAGCGGTAACAAAAGGTGATTTGACTCGTTCAATCACGGTGGAAGCACAAGGAGAGGTTGCGGCCCTTTCTGAAAATATCAATCAGATGATCTCAAATCTGAAAGACACGACTCAGAAAAACCAAGAGCAAGACTGGTTGAAAACGAACCTCGCGAAGTTCTCTGGAATGATGCAAGGGCAGCGTTCCGTGACTTCAGTCGCGCAGTTGATCATGTCCGAGCTGACTCCATTGGTGGACGCTCGTCATGGAACATTCTTCATGGCAGAAAATGAAGGCAATGAAACTGTCTTGAATTTGATTGCGAGCTACGCTTTCACTGAAAGAAGAAATGTTTCTAACAAATACAAACTTAAAGAAGGTCTGGTGGGTCAGTGCGCGTTCGAGAAAAAACGCATTCTTCTGATCTCTCCACCGGATGACTATGTAAAAATCAGTTCCAGCATCGTGGAAGAAAAGCCACGCAATGTGATTGTTCTTCCAGTTCTGTTTGAGGGAGAGCTGAAAGCCGTTATTGAATTGGCTTCCGTCATTCCGTTTACTCAGAACTATATCAACTTCCTGGATCAGTTAATGGATTCGGTCGGCGTTATCCTGAACATGATCTCTTCAAGTATGAGAACAGAGGAACTTCTGCAAGAGTTGAAACGTTCCAATGCCGAACTGGAAGCGCAAGCAAAAGAGCTCGAAGAAAAGGCGAAACTTTTGGAAGTCAAAAACCAAGAGGTCGAACTGGCGTCTCGTTCACTCGAAGAAAAAGCAGAACAACTGTCACTTATTTCGAAGTACAAGTCCGAATTCTTGGCGAACATGTCCCACGAACTTCGCACGCCGCTTAATAGCTTGTTAATCCTGTCAAAAACATTGGCGGATAATAAGGATAAGAACTTAAGTGCGGAACAGGTGAAATTTGCAAGCACGGTCCATTCAGCCGGACAAGACTTGTTAGCATTGATCAACGAGATTCTAGATCTATCAAAAGTGGAAGCTGGAAAAATGCCAGTCACGCCAAAGGCAGTTCCACTCAAAGAGGTTCAAGAATACATCGAGCAGACGTTCCGTCCGGTGGCAGAGCACAAGGGTCTGGAGTTTGTTATCGAAACCAGCACGGACCTCCCGAAAAACATGTATACGGATGAAAACCGTCTGCAACAGATTTTGAAGAACCTTTTGTCGAATGCTTTTAAGTTCACTGAAAAAGGACAAGTGAAGCTGGAAGTTGTTTGGGACAAAACGCGCACTGGATATTCCAGCGAAGGCAGCAAATCTAAAGGAGCGATGGTCTTCCGAGTAACCGATACCGGTATCGGTATTCCATTAGAAAAACAGAAATTGATCTTCGAAGCCTTCCAACAAGCTGACGGCACAACAAGTCGTAAATATGGTGGAACAGGTTTGGGTCTGACGATCAGTCGAGAAATCGCTCGCCTCTTAGGTGGTGTTATCGAAGTGCAAAGTCAGCCAGGTGTAGGCAGTAGCTTTACTCTGGTTCTTCCATTGAAGTACACGGGTGCGGAAGCGCAGAATGTAGGCATTCAGGCAGACGAAAGCACTCAAGCTCTGCCACTCCCAGTTGAAGCTGACTTTACCGGTCGTAAAGTTCTGATTGTCGATGATGACGTCCGTAACGTTTTTGCCCTTTCAAGTGTGCTAAAAATGCGCGGTATGAATGTGGTTTTTGCAGAAAACGGCAAACAAGGAATTAAGGTTCTTACTGAAAATCCGGATACGGATTTGGTATTGATGGACACGATGATGCCAGAAATGGACGGATTGGAGGCCACCCGCGAAATCCGTGCGCTTCCTCAGTTTGCAAATTTGCCAATCATTTCATTGACGGCGAAAGCAATGAAGGGCGACAGAGAGAAGTGTCTCGAAGCCGGAGCTTCAGACTACGTCACGAAGCCTGTTGACGAAGCACATTTGTTATCAGTCATGTACTCTTGGTTACCGAATAAAGAAAAAATGAACTAA